The Brassica oleracea var. oleracea cultivar TO1000 chromosome C6, BOL, whole genome shotgun sequence genome includes a region encoding these proteins:
- the LOC106296570 gene encoding DNA topoisomerase 2-binding protein 1-A produces MKTATQLFKGANVFMSRNLVPPEVFDALLDTFKLNGAEIFLCCDPSRNGPSDFHVIASPQHEKFEDLKAKGCNLIGPQCVLSCAKEGRPLPQGGFTCCLAMDGLKVLASGFLIDEKVKIEKLVTSMGGVLVSRTSSDVNFVIVKNVLAAKYKWALYVQKKPVVALSWLHQCWNEHRVVPQEPYKIPSFSGLRICVTKIPADQRKGMEKLISENGGRYSAELTKACTHLIADAAEGDKYKVARKWGHIQIVTRKWFEQSIARKVCLNEELYPVLGSISSSRGVRGLGNHDNQEKFPECPVSLSHSTAVAEDSYASYAQSRESDIEPCASQNRLSTSMNPSSHVREPSKDPTTEPQEQNIDGCTARDSVTEDNDLYLSDCKIFLLGFEASEMRRLVKLVRRGGGSRYMMLSERMTHIVVGTPSESEKKEARSVAASGVVHVVTPNWLEDCDREKKEIPIHKIYTAHNLILPRDSECLTKGSRAGMPGMEKGKTTFPQTVAYDSPSRSISISDEAATLLGKNKEAVLDFGRKDEIHVERKIVSPKKKETLSSAATIKSKEQKIQCEFSGQSKQERKSTVFKGKIFCFSDSFPQDQRPEIVEWVNQGGGEVVNDSFMKNTDFTIECHGMFRSAAGTTQTTYVSSHWVRSCLEDGCLLDVSSHILYSPLPCQTPLPGFESLRFCVSHYEEKDRLLLRNLCFVLGAKFVSRQTKKVTHLLCKFAHGPKYDAASKWGIVPVTSDWVYECVKQNQVVCPDNYHPKEMNTQDRDAGVGLASQFHTQSVPVASRENESLHGSHSEDRVKSQSFAGKNGCGKSEVNNRLGEIGREQSFPSKKAKLLRDGRENDAFPMDESPSKFARPLKSGDDIGFGNDVASGRVVPDVADTIEDLLEQTSRIQDQNSPGSGRISEKNLFSASEQYSSGNHSVTGLSRHWINRVQENDDAGNPRGDVTPDTYGNFSETQTESQVIGYEEDLSGRQMLIDRVRTRSRA; encoded by the exons CCTGAAGTCTTCGACGCTCTTCTCGACACCTTCAAGCTTAACGGCGCCGAAATCTTCCTCTGCTGCGATCCTTCCCGCAACGGTCCCTCCGACTTCCACGTCATCGCTTCTCCCCAGCAC GAGAAGTTCGAGGATCTTAAAGCAAAGGGTTGTAACTTGATAG GTCCGCAATGTGTGCTCTCCTGCGCGAAAGAAGGTAGACCCCTGCCACAAGGGGGATTCACTTGTTGTTTAGCCATGGATGGTCTTAAGGTTCTTGCTTCTGGGTTTCTGATAGATGAAAAG GTTAAAATCGAGAAGCTAGTTACTTCCATGGGGGGAGTTTTGGTCTCCAGAACTTCTTCAGATGTCAACTTCGTTATTGTGAAGAATGTCTTGGCTGCTAAGTACAAG TGGGCGCTGTATGTTCAGAAGAAGCCAGTTGTTGCACTGAGTTGGTTACATCAGTGTTGGAATGAGCACCGTGTGGTTCCGCAGGAACCATATAAGATTCCTTCTTTTTCTGGATTGAGGATCTGTGTCACAAAAATTCCAGCAG ACCAGCGTAAGGGAATGGAGAAGCTTATTTCAGAAAATGGAGGGAGGTACTCTGCGGAGCTAACAAAGGCGTGTACACATCTGATCGCTGAT GCTGCTGAAGGCGACAAATACAAAGTTGCTCGGAAATGGGGTCACATTCAAATTGTTACGCGGAAATGGTTTGAGCAGTCCATTGCTAGAAAAG TTTGTCTCAATGAAGAGCTGTATCCTGTTCTGGGTTCCATATCCTCGAGTAGAGGGGTGAGAGGCTTAGGAAACCATGATAATCAAGAAAAATTTCCTGAATGTCCAGTGTCACTGTCGCATTCGACTGCGGTCGCGGAAGACTCATATGCTTCTTATGCTCAGTCTAGAGAGTCAGATATAGAACCATGTGCCTCACAAAATCGTCTTTCCACATCTATGAATCCCAGTAGCCATGTTAGAGAACCAAGTAAAGACCCAACTACAGAGCCGCAAGAGCAAAATATTGATGGTTGTACCGCCAGGGATTCAGTAACTGAAGACAATGACCTGTACTTATCAGATTGTAAAATTTTCTTGCTTGGTTTTGAAGCTTCTGAAATGCGTAGACTTGTTAAGTTGGTCCGAAGAGGTGGTGGATCACGGTATATGATGCTTAGCGAAAGAATGACACATATTGTTGTTGGAACTCCTTCAGAGAG TGAGAAAAAGGAGGCTAGAAGTGTTGCAGCATCTGGTGTCGTTCATGTAGTTACACCCAATTGGCTTGAAGATTGTGATCGTGAGAAAAAAGAAATTCCCATTCATAAAATATATACTGCTCACAACCTGATTCTTCCAAGAG ATTCTGAATGCTTGACCAAAGGATCTCGTGCAGGAATGCCGGGTATGGAAAAGGGTAAAACAACTTTTCCTCAGACCGTGGCATATGATTCCCCTTCAAGGAGTATCAGTATCTCAGATGAAGCAGCAACTTTGCTGGGAAAGAATAAAGAAGCAGTGCTGGACTTTGGCAGGAAAGATGAGATTCACGTGGAAAGAAAAATAGTATCACCCAAGAAAAAAGAAACACTTAGTTCCGCTGCAACTATTAAAAGCAAAGAACAGAAAATTCAATGTGAATTCAGTGGTCAGAGCAAGCAAGAAAGAAAGTCAACAGTATTTAAGGGGAAGATATTTTGTTTCTCAGATTCATTTCCTCAAGATCAG CGACCCGAAATCGTGGAATGGGTGAATCAAGGAGGGGGAGAGGTGGTAAATGATTCTTTTATGAAGAACACAGATTTTACTATTGAATGCCATGGTATGTTCAGGAGTGCTGCTGGGACTACCCAAACTACTTATGTCTCGAGTCACTGGGTTCGATCTTGTTTAGAG GATGGTTGCTTACTTGATGTTAGTAGCCATATCCTCTATTCGCCTCTTCCCTGCCAGACTCCTTTGCCTGGATTTGAAAGCCTTCGCTTTTGTGTTTCCCATTATGAAGAGAAGGATAGATTACTCCTAAGAAATTTGTGTTTTGTTCTTGGAGCAAAATTTGTTTCAAGACAAACCAAGAAAGTGACTCACTTGCTATGCAAATTTGCTCACGGACCTAAGTATGACGCAGCTTCCAAGTGGGGAATAGTTCCTGTGACATCTGACTGGGTCTATGAATGTGTTAAACAG AATCAAGTTGTTTGTCCAGATAACTATCATCCAAAGGAAATGAACACTCAAGACCGGGACGCAGGGGTTGGCTTGGCAAGTCAATTTCATACACAGTCTGTGCCAGTGGCGTCAAGGGAGAATGAGTCTCTGCATGGAAGCCACTCTGAAGATAGGGTAAAATCTCAAAGTTTTGCTGGCAAAAATGGCTGCGGTAAAAGTGAGGTAAACAACAGACTTGGAGAAATTGGAAGAGAACAGAGTTTTCCGTCTAAGAAGGCAAAACTTTTGAGAGATGGTCGAGAAAATGATGCGTTTCCTATGGATGAAAGTCCAAGTAAATTTGCTCGCCCTTTAAAATCTGGAGATGACATTGGTTTTGGAAATGACGTAGCAAGTGGTCGTGTAGTTCCAGATGTGGCTGATACTATTGAGGATCTGTTGGAGCAGACAAGTAGA ATTCAAGATCAGAACTCTCCTGGGAGTGGGAGGATTTCAGAGAAAAAT CTTTTTTCAGCTAGTGAACAATACAGCAGCGGGAATCATTCTGTCACTGGCCTGTCTAGACACTGGATAAACAG GGTCCAGGAGAATGACGATGCAGGCAATCCTCGAGGAGATGTAACTCCAGACACTTACGGAAACTTTAGTGAGACGCAGACAGAGTCTCAG GTTATTGGTTACGAGGAAGATCTTTCAGGAAGGCAGATGCTTATCGATAGAGTTAGAACACGAAGCAGAGCTTAA